The proteins below come from a single Biomphalaria glabrata chromosome 10, xgBioGlab47.1, whole genome shotgun sequence genomic window:
- the LOC106074142 gene encoding uncharacterized protein LOC106074142 has protein sequence MSGLREPVRVKLEDLFRPDLVESLRGLGPGGVARALFQAFGLQCNSGESAGRSKILIEVDPDPREGQEQEGALASPVLIYSMREVLPHVSPGTWAHENAGALAGDEQWVVRHPGNQGAAPGAEGPNPNVPNIPPDLARIYNQLSRHGILHPLRSRVVNPERFPIVIHDSAPPSDKCSICLEEYVTGIEKRVLTCGHEFHKKCADTWFAVPDRTVCPNCRREYLI, from the exons ATGAGCGGTTTGAGAGAGCCGGTGCGGGTAAAGCTAGAGGACCTGTTCCGTCCTGACTTGGTGGAGTCCCTCAGAGGCCTGGGGCCTGGTGGCGTCGCCCGAGCTCTCTTTCAAGCCTTCGGGCTGCAATGTAATTCTGGCGAGTCTGCAGGAAGGTCAAAAATTCTCATTGAAGTGGACCCTGACCCTCGCGAAGGTCAGGAGCAGGAGGGAGCTCTTGCAAGTCCAGTTCTGATCTACTCGATGAGAGAAGTTCTTCCGCATGTATCG CCTGGTACTTGGGCACATGAAAATGCTGGTGCCCTGGCCGGAGATGAGCAGTGGGTTGTGAGACATCCTGGCAACCAAGGAGCTGCACCCGGAGCTGAAGGACCTAATCCAAATGTACCAAACATTCCACCAGATTTGGCACGTATCTATAATCAACTTTCG CGCCATGGAATATTGCATCCACTCCGTTCCAGGGTTGTAAACCCGGAGAGATTTCCCATTGTGATCCACGACAGTGCTCCTCCTTCCGACAAGTGTTCTATCTGCCTGGAGGAATACGTCACCGGAATTGAGAAGCGTGTGTTGACCTGCGGTCACGAGTTCCACAAGAAATGTGCTGACACCTGGTTTGCAGTACCG GACCGAACCGTCTGCCCGAACTGCAGACGTGAGTACCTGATCTAA
- the LOC129928862 gene encoding glutamic acid-rich protein-like, protein MEDLAYQHESDLFYARLQQFSRERSHSFLERCMLVVLIIKYFMLTMKRIFVVLRNEPLEPQDLDENSDKSVEIEIKIHNLTCQCQYDDERFRRNAWTKKWRLYNKSVRRRKTAIRKSQPDLEMDKKGAALDKERVERDKVKAECDIDQDEQIESNKDQAENDPDQAERDPDQVEHDGDQAERDPDQAEHDGDQAEHDGDEAEHDGNQTEHGGDRAARKTDSVNEQARQQASLQAERTWEQEGERVKDLVERDRERSERSQEETTKM, encoded by the exons ATGGAAGACCTCGCCTACCAACATGAGTCAGACTTGTTTTACGCTCGGCTGCAACAATTCAGCAGAGAAAGATCACATTCGTTCCTCGAGCGGTGCATGCTTGTGGTTCTAATCATCAAATATTTCATGTTGACAATGAAAAGAATATTTGTG GTTTTAAGGAATGAGCCACTGGAACCACAAGATTTGGATGAAAATAGCGACAAATCAGTTGAGATTGAGATAAAGATCCACAATTTGACGTGCCAGTGTCAGTACGATGACGAGAGGTTCAGAAGAAATGCTTGGACTAAGAAATGGCGGCTGTATAATAAATCAGTGCGAAGGAGAAAGACGGCCATCAGGAAGTCTCAGCCTGATCTGGAGATGGATAAAAAAGGGGCTGCGCTTGACAAAGAGAGGGTTGAGCGTGACAAAGTGAAGGCTGAGTGTGACATAGATCAAGATGAGCAGATCGAGAGCAACAAAGATCAGGCTGAAAATGACCCAGATCAGGCTGAACGTGACCCAGATCAGGTTGAACATGATGGAGATCAGGCTGAACGTGACCCAGATCAGGCTGAACATGACGGAGATCAGGCTGAACATGACGGAGATGAGGCTGAACATGACGGAAATCAGACTGAACATGGCGGAGATCGAGCGGCGCGTAAAACAGATAGTGTTAACGAGCAGGCTAGGCAGCAAGCTAGTCTTCAAGCTGAGCGTACCTGGGAGCAGGAGGGAGAGAGGGTTAAAGATCTCGTTGAACGCGATCGAGAACGGTCTGAAAGAAGTCAAGAAGAGACTACAAAAATGTAA